The Metabacillus sediminilitoris genome window below encodes:
- a CDS encoding helix-turn-helix transcriptional regulator, with product MLIIENVKKSTKDKILELLKKDVSLSVNDLTERLYITHMAVRKHLNILEKDHLIKSIEVKQQMGRPLQLYSLTDKGERLFPKNYEGLTVDFLHDIKEIHGENSIKQLFKKREQRLINEYSPRIVHEHTPSEKIKEIVNIQNEKGYMANVTKIDENTFELIEYNCPILAVAKEFKIACQCETEMLKDVLQTKQVNRICCKTDGDDHCRFFIRF from the coding sequence GTGCTGATCATAGAAAATGTAAAAAAATCAACAAAAGATAAGATTCTTGAATTGTTAAAAAAAGATGTATCCTTATCAGTTAATGATCTAACTGAACGTTTATATATTACTCATATGGCCGTACGAAAACATCTTAACATCTTAGAAAAAGATCATTTAATAAAATCAATTGAAGTAAAACAGCAAATGGGAAGACCATTGCAACTTTACTCTTTAACAGACAAAGGAGAGCGTCTTTTTCCTAAAAATTATGAAGGGCTAACAGTTGATTTCCTGCATGATATAAAAGAAATACATGGTGAAAATTCGATCAAACAGTTATTTAAAAAACGTGAACAACGTTTGATAAATGAATATTCTCCAAGAATTGTTCATGAACATACACCTAGTGAAAAAATAAAAGAAATTGTTAATATCCAGAATGAAAAAGGATATATGGCAAATGTAACAAAAATTGATGAGAATACATTTGAACTAATCGAATATAATTGCCCTATTCTAGCAGTAGCTAAGGAATTTAAAATTGCCTGTCAATGTGAAACTGAAATGCTAAAAGATGTTCTACAAACAAAGCAAGTAAATCGTATTTGCTGTAAAACAGATGGTGATGATCATTGTAGATTTTTTATTAGATTTTAA
- a CDS encoding DUF1450 domain-containing protein: MGIVVVEICDGSLINKIDIEKILEAEYPEVSVLENSCLSFCGMCAKRPYAIVNGKRIFAKTAEECLDLIRTHIEAELAIYL; the protein is encoded by the coding sequence ATGGGAATTGTAGTAGTAGAAATATGTGACGGGAGTTTAATCAACAAAATTGATATAGAAAAAATATTAGAGGCCGAATATCCTGAGGTATCAGTACTTGAAAATAGCTGTCTTTCTTTCTGTGGAATGTGTGCTAAACGACCATATGCAATTGTAAATGGAAAAAGAATTTTTGCCAAAACAGCTGAAGAGTGTCTAGATTTAATTAGAACTCATATTGAGGCTGAATTAGCCATTTACTTATAA
- a CDS encoding alanyl-tRNA editing protein: MTKKLYYTSSYTTEWETKIINILDRNGEYYVVLEETAFYPNGGGQPCDTGYINGIAVLDVFIEDNEVFHKLEDMPKNDDVTCQINWNRRFDHMQHHSGQHLLSAVCLNLFHAKTISFHLGEEFASIDVDQPDLTQFQLASIEQEVNKQIYINRSIHSYFVTNEKLKEIVLVKKPKVTGNIRIVEIEGIEYNACGGTHVTRTGEIGIIKLIKAEKQKGSTRIYFKCGYRALNDFMESQRILGTLASKFNTGRSDILDRFGKWEQEHKQLENDIENLKEQLHSYQAKELLNKASDHFLAHIFEDKSLKELQHLASKLVKENDLLILFASTVENKIVLMHNGTKSLKCGNLFKVNLNKFNGKGGGNDKSAQAGFPSNEETLKFYHFISQNVMTEH; this comes from the coding sequence ATGACAAAAAAACTATATTACACTTCATCATACACAACTGAATGGGAAACAAAAATTATTAATATATTAGATCGAAATGGAGAATACTATGTGGTTCTTGAAGAAACAGCGTTTTATCCAAATGGTGGAGGACAACCCTGTGATACTGGATATATAAACGGAATTGCTGTTCTAGATGTTTTTATAGAAGATAATGAAGTATTTCATAAACTTGAGGATATGCCTAAAAATGACGATGTTACTTGTCAAATCAATTGGAATAGAAGGTTTGATCATATGCAGCACCATAGTGGACAACATTTGCTTTCAGCTGTATGTCTAAACCTCTTTCATGCTAAGACGATTAGCTTTCATCTTGGAGAAGAATTTGCAAGTATCGATGTTGATCAACCTGATTTAACCCAATTCCAATTAGCTTCGATAGAACAAGAAGTAAATAAGCAAATTTATATAAATCGAAGTATACATAGTTATTTTGTTACGAATGAGAAATTAAAAGAGATAGTTCTAGTGAAAAAGCCAAAAGTAACGGGAAATATTCGCATTGTAGAGATTGAGGGAATTGAATACAACGCTTGTGGCGGCACACATGTAACTAGAACAGGCGAAATTGGTATCATTAAATTAATAAAAGCAGAAAAACAAAAAGGATCTACAAGAATATACTTTAAATGCGGTTACCGTGCTCTTAATGATTTTATGGAAAGTCAACGTATTTTAGGAACTCTTGCATCAAAATTCAATACTGGGCGAAGTGACATACTTGATCGTTTTGGTAAATGGGAACAAGAACATAAACAGCTTGAAAATGATATAGAAAACCTGAAAGAACAGCTGCATTCCTATCAAGCAAAAGAACTTCTTAATAAAGCAAGTGATCATTTTTTAGCACATATCTTTGAAGATAAATCGCTTAAAGAGTTGCAACATCTTGCAAGTAAACTAGTAAAAGAAAATGATCTCCTAATCTTGTTTGCATCAACAGTTGAAAACAAAATTGTCTTGATGCACAATGGTACAAAATCACTGAAATGTGGGAATTTATTTAAGGTAAACCTCAACAAATTTAACGGAAAAGGAGGAGGAAATGATAAATCAGCTCAAGCTGGCTTTCCTTCTAATGAAGAAACTTTAAAGTTCTATCATTTTATTAGTCAAAATGTAATGACGGAACACTAA
- a CDS encoding nucleotide excision repair endonuclease translates to MIKIDLPTVDVSITERKQSPSENEPVIKSIEGFIDLHKIPRDKGGIIMFYNKEDELLFVGKARKLRQRVKKHLEDTVSPLKDHRDEVNRIDVCIVEEPMDRDIYETYMINTLKAKYNVDKVYYK, encoded by the coding sequence ATGATAAAAATTGATCTACCAACAGTGGATGTTTCAATCACTGAAAGAAAGCAATCACCAAGTGAAAATGAGCCAGTAATAAAGTCGATTGAAGGATTTATTGATCTTCACAAAATCCCAAGAGATAAGGGCGGCATTATCATGTTTTACAATAAAGAGGATGAACTGCTTTTTGTTGGTAAAGCAAGAAAACTAAGACAACGAGTTAAGAAGCATTTAGAAGACACAGTCTCACCACTAAAAGATCATCGCGATGAAGTAAACAGAATTGATGTTTGTATCGTAGAAGAACCAATGGATAGAGATATTTACGAAACATACATGATTAATACACTGAAAGCAAAATACAATGTAGACAAAGTCTATTATAAATAA
- a CDS encoding TRM11 family SAM-dependent methyltransferase — protein MHYLYTYSYFNEDELSLCQLEMRSFFGFDTQELMIESSIRIDPSRSPFIKERIAVMYKGHTLEEIVEQVKTLTILNSTYKVIFIKNSQLDKSEKVGFDARRMIERKLGLQIKGEVDLVQPEVLFGIMQTKEGWVFGEYCKSEAIWLHHQKKPQGYSTALSTRVARAIVNIAVPDNKEIKVIDPCCGIGTVLIEALSMGIDIIGSDRNPLVCTKARENIAHFGLKGEVILREIQNVNETFDVAIIDMPYNLCSVISSEEKLDMLESARRIAKKVVIITIEPIDSIIEQAQFKIVDRCEAKKANFVRQVIVCE, from the coding sequence ATGCATTATTTATATACTTATTCATATTTTAATGAAGATGAACTCTCTTTGTGTCAACTGGAAATGCGCTCATTTTTTGGTTTTGATACTCAAGAGTTGATGATAGAAAGCTCAATACGAATTGATCCAAGTAGAAGTCCGTTTATAAAAGAAAGAATTGCTGTGATGTATAAGGGACATACATTGGAAGAAATTGTCGAGCAAGTGAAGACGTTAACGATATTGAACTCAACTTACAAAGTCATTTTTATAAAAAATAGTCAATTGGATAAAAGTGAAAAAGTAGGTTTTGATGCAAGACGAATGATTGAACGCAAACTTGGTTTACAAATTAAGGGTGAAGTCGACTTAGTGCAACCTGAGGTTTTATTTGGAATCATGCAAACAAAGGAAGGCTGGGTTTTTGGAGAATATTGCAAAAGTGAGGCCATTTGGTTACATCATCAAAAGAAGCCCCAAGGTTATTCTACAGCACTCAGTACAAGAGTAGCTAGAGCTATTGTAAATATTGCGGTACCTGACAACAAAGAAATTAAAGTAATTGATCCTTGCTGTGGAATTGGTACAGTACTAATTGAAGCATTATCAATGGGAATCGATATTATTGGAAGTGACAGGAATCCACTTGTTTGTACAAAAGCTCGAGAAAACATAGCACATTTCGGTCTTAAAGGAGAAGTAATATTAAGAGAAATACAAAACGTCAATGAAACGTTCGATGTCGCTATTATCGATATGCCATATAATCTATGTTCTGTTATTTCTAGTGAAGAGAAACTTGACATGCTAGAAAGTGCACGCCGGATTGCAAAAAAAGTGGTCATTATCACGATTGAACCTATTGATTCAATCATTGAACAAGCACAATTTAAAATAGTAGATCGTTGCGAGGCTAAAAAAGCGAATTTTGTTAGACAAGTTATAGTCTGTGAATAA
- a CDS encoding DEAD/DEAH box helicase → MNINLSHKIIKEMCGTVSFKRGDSFYRANKVLFDQYSSTKCTARVVGSEEFHVTIEKGSGAQIITKCSCPKLASFDKDCQHIAAALLTIYAHQQHGSDPHHPTSIKHDLTEGLFTLFNTRPVRSSGYQSHFEHRQVLDTEFIFHPVNVSNEQNMLGVEIRIDQMKIHDIKAFLENVRDGLPYSLSASFTYDQRIQCFEKETDAVIQELIKVNHDETVYIDTKQEKTAIRNQMLVIPPSSWHRLFPLLLKAPHVKVEYKKQSYTGLYASDEPLPLLFDFEEKKDREYQLKIQGLHQIVILNAYQSVLFEGKIIKLESQDSKRLSELVQMIKTSGTNQIPISKQQIGFFLEKVVPGLKRLGDINIPGSISKQLLHTPLNAKLYLDRVKNRLLVGIEFHYGNIMINPLENRDPQTSSLLIRDIKKEDVILHLMNESSLTMTDGGYFLHNEELEYQFLYHTVPKLQKLVQIYATTAVRMRIFRGNVQPQIRVKFKKERTNWLEFKFELDGIRDEHIKDVLQALEEKRKYYRLRNGSLLSLETREFEEIQRYLRSPLLQNKDLTNDLHVPMEKCLQLLDHVESSHVFKFEPSFKQFLTTIQSPGSMEFAVPKGLDSILKDYQKLGFQWMKTLAHYGYGGILADDMGLGKTIQSITFIVSELPEIRKNNSPILIVCPSSLTYNWLNEILKFSPEVEALVIDGSKKEREKLQKKVNEIDVVITSYPLLRSDIKWYEKQNFHTVFFDEAQAFKNPVTQTARAVKKIQADHKFALTGTPVENSPVELWSIFHVVFPDLFLGLKEFSKLSKKKIARRIRPFLLRRMKEDVLSKFPEKIESIASVELHPEQKKLYAAYLAKLRHDTLKQLDKETIRKNRIKILAGLTRLRQICCHPGLFINGYKGSSAKLDQLLQIVEEAKYSGRRVLIFSQFTSMLALIGQELQKIEMPYFYLDGVTPSEERVEICNRFNLGERDFFLISLKAGGTGLNLMSADTVILFDTWWNPAVEEQATDRAHRIGQKNNVQVIKLVAKGTIEEKMNDLQDKKRHLVEEIIDSEEKNLSTLTEEDIREMLMI, encoded by the coding sequence TTGAATATAAATTTAAGTCATAAAATCATTAAAGAAATGTGTGGTACAGTCTCCTTCAAAAGAGGAGATTCTTTTTATCGTGCAAATAAAGTATTGTTTGATCAATATAGTAGTACTAAATGTACAGCAAGGGTGGTTGGGTCCGAAGAATTCCACGTTACCATTGAGAAAGGATCAGGTGCTCAAATTATCACGAAATGCAGCTGTCCAAAACTTGCTTCATTTGATAAGGATTGTCAGCATATTGCAGCTGCATTATTGACAATTTATGCTCATCAACAACACGGAAGCGATCCTCATCATCCAACTTCAATCAAACATGATCTGACAGAAGGTTTGTTTACTCTTTTCAATACTCGCCCTGTTCGATCAAGTGGATATCAGTCACACTTTGAACATAGACAAGTCCTTGATACAGAGTTTATTTTCCATCCTGTCAACGTATCTAACGAGCAAAACATGCTAGGTGTAGAAATTAGAATAGATCAAATGAAAATTCATGATATAAAAGCCTTTCTTGAAAATGTAAGAGATGGTTTACCTTACTCACTTTCCGCTTCATTTACGTATGATCAAAGAATACAATGCTTTGAAAAAGAGACAGATGCTGTTATTCAGGAACTCATCAAAGTAAATCATGATGAAACAGTGTATATTGACACTAAACAAGAGAAAACAGCTATTAGGAACCAAATGTTAGTCATTCCACCATCATCATGGCATAGGCTTTTTCCTTTACTATTAAAAGCTCCACATGTAAAAGTCGAGTATAAAAAACAAAGCTATACCGGGCTATATGCATCAGATGAACCCCTCCCTTTACTTTTCGATTTTGAAGAAAAGAAGGATAGAGAATATCAACTTAAGATTCAAGGTTTACATCAGATTGTTATTTTAAACGCTTATCAATCTGTATTATTTGAGGGAAAGATAATCAAGTTGGAGAGTCAAGATAGTAAAAGACTTTCAGAACTAGTACAGATGATTAAAACTTCAGGAACAAATCAAATTCCAATATCAAAGCAACAAATAGGTTTTTTTCTCGAAAAAGTTGTTCCTGGTTTAAAGAGACTGGGCGATATCAATATACCTGGCTCTATATCTAAGCAATTATTACATACACCGCTGAATGCAAAGCTTTACTTGGATAGGGTGAAGAATCGCCTGCTTGTAGGAATTGAGTTTCATTATGGAAATATCATGATAAACCCATTGGAAAATAGAGATCCCCAAACAAGTTCTTTATTGATAAGGGATATAAAAAAAGAAGATGTGATCCTCCATTTGATGAATGAAAGCTCGTTAACGATGACAGATGGCGGATATTTCTTACACAATGAAGAATTAGAGTATCAATTTTTGTATCATACTGTGCCTAAACTTCAAAAGCTTGTCCAAATATATGCAACAACAGCGGTAAGAATGAGAATTTTCAGAGGAAATGTACAGCCGCAAATAAGGGTAAAGTTTAAAAAAGAAAGAACGAATTGGCTAGAATTTAAATTCGAATTGGATGGCATACGTGATGAACATATAAAAGATGTTCTACAGGCCTTAGAGGAAAAGCGGAAATATTATCGTTTGCGAAATGGATCTCTTCTGTCACTAGAGACAAGAGAGTTTGAAGAAATCCAACGTTATCTTCGTTCACCGCTTCTCCAAAACAAAGACCTGACAAATGATTTGCATGTACCAATGGAAAAGTGCCTTCAGCTTCTCGATCATGTTGAAAGCAGTCATGTTTTTAAGTTTGAGCCATCCTTTAAACAGTTTCTTACTACCATTCAATCCCCAGGTAGTATGGAGTTTGCAGTTCCAAAAGGATTAGATTCAATCCTAAAAGATTATCAAAAACTAGGATTTCAGTGGATGAAAACACTTGCCCATTATGGATATGGTGGGATATTAGCAGATGATATGGGACTTGGTAAAACCATTCAAAGCATAACTTTCATCGTGTCAGAGCTTCCTGAAATCCGTAAAAATAATAGTCCGATCCTAATTGTTTGTCCATCATCCTTAACATATAATTGGCTTAATGAGATCCTGAAGTTCTCTCCAGAAGTCGAAGCTCTTGTTATCGATGGTTCAAAAAAAGAACGTGAAAAGCTGCAAAAAAAAGTAAATGAAATTGATGTAGTCATTACATCCTATCCATTATTACGCAGTGATATTAAATGGTATGAGAAGCAAAATTTTCATACTGTGTTTTTTGACGAAGCACAAGCATTTAAAAACCCAGTGACACAAACAGCTCGAGCTGTAAAGAAGATCCAAGCAGATCATAAATTTGCGTTAACAGGTACACCGGTTGAAAATTCACCCGTCGAGTTGTGGTCCATTTTTCATGTTGTATTTCCAGATTTATTCTTAGGATTAAAGGAATTCAGTAAACTTTCAAAGAAAAAGATTGCTCGAAGAATCAGGCCATTTTTACTGCGAAGAATGAAAGAGGATGTACTTTCAAAGTTTCCTGAAAAAATAGAGTCAATTGCATCTGTTGAATTGCATCCTGAGCAGAAAAAACTTTATGCTGCTTATTTAGCAAAACTGCGCCACGATACCTTGAAGCAACTGGACAAAGAGACAATACGAAAAAATCGCATTAAAATATTGGCTGGACTCACTCGATTAAGACAAATTTGTTGTCATCCTGGGCTGTTTATAAATGGGTATAAAGGAAGTTCTGCGAAACTTGATCAGCTGCTGCAAATTGTAGAGGAAGCAAAGTATTCTGGAAGAAGAGTGTTGATTTTTTCGCAGTTTACAAGTATGCTTGCGCTCATCGGTCAAGAGTTACAGAAAATAGAAATGCCTTACTTTTACCTTGATGGTGTAACTCCTTCAGAAGAAAGAGTAGAAATCTGCAATCGATTCAATTTAGGAGAAAGAGATTTCTTCCTTATTTCATTGAAAGCAGGAGGGACAGGACTTAACTTAATGAGTGCGGATACCGTTATTCTATTTGATACATGGTGGAATCCCGCTGTCGAGGAGCAAGCAACAGATCGTGCACATCGAATCGGACAAAAAAATAATGTCCAAGTGATTAAGCTAGTTGCCAAAGGGACAATCGAAGAAAAAATGAATGACCTTCAAGACAAAAAGAGACATTTAGTAGAAGAAATCATAGATTCAGAAGAGAAAAATTTGTCAACTCTGACTGAAGAGGACATTAGGGAAATGTTAATGATCTAA
- a CDS encoding tyrosine-type recombinase/integrase has translation METSKELVKSWYEEELAIFQTDMDNKDYSPFTIDNYLRDVIMFLEFVTRNQQTKKDLDHVNKMQITLYMNMLKSKRGNRATTRNRRLTSVRSFYRCLLSYELVSRNPAAELDSAKERTGALPIYLEKDELKMFFCQIEHVSQSRHVIRNKVMLGLMAFAGLRVTEIHHLNCSYINTEKKGIMVVGKGNKTRYLPLPQVLFNQLIDYIEHERELPMKGHEDAVFISRKGKRISRRRIQEITERIRENLETQSEFDTYKTKRISSHKLRHSFATHLVQGGTDIRTVQELLGHTNLNTTQKYTHVSDKQKERAMEMEIGEYFQ, from the coding sequence ATGGAGACTAGTAAGGAATTAGTAAAATCCTGGTATGAAGAAGAATTAGCGATATTCCAAACAGATATGGATAATAAAGATTACTCGCCTTTTACAATCGACAACTACTTGCGGGATGTTATTATGTTTTTAGAGTTTGTTACACGAAACCAGCAAACAAAAAAAGACCTAGATCATGTTAATAAAATGCAAATAACTCTGTATATGAATATGTTGAAGTCAAAGAGAGGAAATCGTGCAACAACAAGGAATCGTCGATTGACTTCAGTCCGATCTTTTTACAGATGCTTATTATCATACGAGCTTGTTAGTCGCAACCCGGCTGCAGAATTAGATAGTGCAAAAGAGAGAACAGGGGCATTACCGATCTATTTAGAAAAAGATGAACTTAAAATGTTTTTCTGCCAAATTGAACATGTTAGTCAATCAAGACATGTTATTCGCAATAAAGTAATGTTAGGTTTAATGGCTTTTGCTGGATTGCGTGTGACAGAAATTCATCATCTTAATTGTTCATACATAAATACAGAAAAAAAAGGCATCATGGTAGTAGGAAAAGGAAATAAAACCAGATACCTCCCTTTACCACAAGTTCTTTTCAACCAACTTATCGATTATATTGAGCATGAAAGAGAACTCCCGATGAAAGGCCATGAAGATGCGGTATTTATCTCACGAAAAGGAAAGCGTATTTCAAGAAGAAGAATTCAGGAGATAACTGAACGAATCCGCGAAAACCTAGAAACACAAAGCGAGTTTGACACCTACAAAACAAAAAGAATATCAAGTCATAAACTTCGACATTCATTTGCAACACATTTAGTTCAAGGGGGAACAGACATACGAACAGTCCAAGAATTACTAGGTCATACCAATTTAAATACAACACAAAAATATACACATGTTTCAGATAAGCAAAAGGAAAGAGCGATGGAAATGGAAATTGGTGAGTATTTTCAATAA
- the ytxJ gene encoding bacillithiol system redox-active protein YtxJ has translation MAIKQLTSIEDLHQFVQQPGKHLLLKHSTTCPISAKANEEFQAYMNENESASAAMVLVIEDRPVSNHIAEEFAIKHESPQILLFEDGEVRWNTSHWKITKDSIKEALNV, from the coding sequence ATGGCAATTAAACAACTTACTAGTATTGAGGATTTACATCAATTTGTTCAACAACCAGGGAAACACTTACTATTAAAACATAGTACAACGTGCCCGATAAGCGCAAAAGCGAATGAAGAATTCCAAGCATATATGAATGAAAATGAATCAGCTTCAGCTGCCATGGTCTTGGTCATTGAAGATCGACCTGTATCAAATCATATTGCTGAGGAATTTGCGATTAAACATGAATCTCCACAAATATTGTTATTTGAAGATGGAGAAGTTCGCTGGAATACTTCTCATTGGAAGATTACCAAAGATTCCATTAAGGAGGCTCTAAACGTATGA
- a CDS encoding glutaredoxin family protein, giving the protein MSNKVIVYSTQGCVECNFVKQMLTDEEIPFEVRDVMSSVEYQQEVEKFGFMGVPVTVVGEKAVKGFNPELQELIKSIKK; this is encoded by the coding sequence ATGAGCAACAAAGTCATCGTCTATTCCACACAAGGCTGTGTAGAATGCAACTTCGTAAAGCAAATGCTAACTGATGAAGAAATTCCATTTGAAGTAAGAGACGTTATGTCAAGTGTAGAATACCAGCAAGAAGTCGAAAAGTTTGGTTTTATGGGTGTACCCGTAACAGTTGTTGGAGAGAAAGCAGTTAAAGGGTTTAATCCTGAACTACAAGAGCTTATTAAATCAATTAAAAAATAA